The nucleotide sequence GTCCCTGATTCAAAGAACGTTTTGTAGTTGTCCAGGGTAAATTGGTGAGCAACGTTGAAAAACGAGTAATAAAATATCAAGGCAACAGGCGAAATCACAAACAAAATCAGCCATAAAACGTAAGGGGCGTAAAATGCCCCGCTAATTTTCTTGTTCATGAGCTCACCTCTCATCCTCATAAGTGTCTAGCCGTTTATCAAAGTTAGCTTCAGTTTCGTTAAATCGCATAACGTGCATATCGTGAGGGCCAAAGCTAAGACCGACAATCTTGTCATCTTCAGTGGCGTTAGTTGAATGAATTAACCATTCGTTATCATCCTTATCGTAAGCAAGGATTTCATAGTAGTCGCCTCTGAATAGTTGGGTGCTAACCTTAACTTGGAGCTTTCCATTTTCAGGAGATGTAATGACCAAGTCTTCAGGACGAATCACTACTTCAACTGGTTCGTTTGGCCGCATTCCTGCATCTGAGCATTCAAACGTGTGACCTAAGAATTCGACTCTGTAATCTTCGATCATCGTCCCAGGAATGATGTTACTTTCGCCAATAAAGTCAGCTACAAAGTGGTTAATTGGCTCGTCGTAAATGTCGACAGGAGATCCTTGCTGGAGGATTTCACCCTTGTTCATGACAAAAATTTCGTCAGACATGGCGAGTGCTTCTTCTTGATCGTGGGTAACGAATAAGAATGTGATTCCTAGCCGTTGTTGAAGGTCACGTAGTTCATACTGCATGTCCTTTCTCAGCTTGGCATCTAAAGCAGATAACGGCTCATCTAAGAGCAACACCTTAGGTTGCTTGACAATGGCTCTGGCAATCGCAATTCGTTGTTGTTGACCACCAGAAAGCTCAGAGATTTCACGGTCGGCATACTGTTCCAGCTGGACTAACTTAAGGGCAGAAACCACCCGATCTTGAATTTCATCCTTAGGAACGTTTGAGACGACTAGGCCAAACGCAACGTTTTCGTACACGTTCATGTTTGGAAAAAGAGCATAATCCTGAAATACGGTGTTAAGTTGGCGTTTGTTTGCGGGAATGTCGTTGATTCGTTTACCATCAAACAAAACTTCCCCGGATGATACTTCGGTGAACCCTGCAATTGACCGTAAAATTGTGGTTTTTCCGCAACCGGATGGGCCAAGCAGGGTGTAGAACTCACCTTGTTTTAGTTTAAAATTAATGTTTTTTAGAGCCACAAAGCCGTCATCGTACTGCTTGCGGACTCCTTTTAGTTCAACGATTGCTTTTTCCAATCGGAATTCCTCCATACTATGTGTGAATTACTTGAGTTAAATGTTTAGTGGCGGGATGATCTGTGACCAGTGGATCCCTTCATCTTATGAATTCTTCGCTTAAATTTTGGTTTGGAGCCATTAGCAACATACTTAAAATGCTCCATCTTACCGTTATAGGATTGACCGGATAGGCGAATTGACACCCATTTCTGCATCGCGGTGATCATCGAATCAACGGCGGCAATTCTTTCAGGGATTCCTTCATCCTTGGCAGCTTTGCGGATATCGGTATCAAGCTGGGTAATCAGATTTTGGTGGTAGTCCACCAATTCTTGAGTTAGTGGTGCGTCCTTGTACTGATTAAATAGTTTTTCAATTTGCCGCATGGCATCTTTTGAATTATTAGGTTGATAATAACGTTCTGAATCGGTCATTTGAATTCCTCTTTAAAAAATAAAGTATCTTATTATATTTTACGGTACAATGAGATAGATTAACAGTCTGAGAGGTTTAGAACAATGAAAACTATTTTAGCAATTCACACAGGTGGCACAATTTCAATGTCACAAAATGAAGACGGTGAGGTTGTCCAAAACGACGAAAACCCAATCGCAGAACAAGAAGTGATTTTAAACGGGAAAATCAACCTGATCACTGACGAAATGTTTAACTTACCTTCACCCCACGTAAACCCTGGTGTGATGATGAAAATAAACGCCCGCATTAAGAAGGCGATGGCCGATGGAATTGACGGAGTTGTCATTACTCATGGAACTGATACGCTAGAAGAAACGGCATACTTTCTTGATTTGACGTTGCCTAATACTATCCCCGTTGTGTTAACTGGGGCAATGCGGTCATCAAACGAAATTGGTTCAGATGGTCTTTACAACTTCCAAAGTGCAATTAAGGTGGCTGCAGCTGATGAGTCATATGGCAAGGGTGTCTTAGTTGTGATGAACGATGAGATTCATACCGCAAGATATGTAACCAAAACTCACACTACTAATGTGGCCACATTCAGAACGCCAACATTTGGACCAATTGGAATCGTCACTCAGCGAGGGGCAAACTATTTCCAAGAATTGATTGAAACCGAAGCGGTTGAAATTGATAAAGTATTGGACCACGTGTTTCTTTTGAAGGCTTACGCTGGAATGGATGGAACTTTGTTTGAAGCCATCAATCAGCCAACGACTCGTGGCTTAGTAATTGAAGGCTTGGGTGCAGGTAATCTACCTCCAGAAACCTTGCCAGCCGTGCAACAACTGCTCGACAACGACATTCCCATTGTTTTAGTTTCAAGATGTTATAATGGCGTTGCTCAGGATATTTATGACTACGAGGGTGGTGGCATCCAACTAAAACGGATGGGCATAATCCTGTGCAAGGGACTTAACGGTCAAAAGGCAAGAATTAAATTGCTAGTTGGCTTGAGTGCCGGCAAGCGTGGTCAAGAGCTAGTTGACTTTGTAAATAACGCAGTTTCTTAATAATTAAGTTAGAGGGATATTTTGATAGAAATGTATGAAACACTAAGGTCAGCCCAAATCGATGAAATGCTGATCAACGTTTACCAAAAGCATACGGATATTGTGTACACCGGAACAATCCAGTACCTTAGTTCGAATGATCTGATTATGAACACTTATAATGACTTTGGAATTCAGGATGGCTCGGTTTACTTAAAGCTAGCGATTATTGCTCAGGTAGAAACTGATAGTTATGATTTGGCTAACATGAAGGACAGAATCGCTTTTGATGAAGCTAACCGAGTGTTGCTTGATGAAGATGTTGATATGCCAATCAATATGTCTGACAACTTATTCGAACGGGTGATCACTAACCTGCAAAATACCAATTCGATGGGGTTGATTGTTACTTTAGAGGATAATCAGCTCAAATACTCAGAAGGGCTGATTGAGAAGTATTCGGGTGGTACAATCAGTTTCCGGACGATCGATAAATTCAACTTTGAAAAATCAGAGCTGAAGTTAATTGACTTGAGTGACATTGTGGGAATTGAGTTTTCAGGTAGCGAACTTGTACTGCTTGGAGACTCCCTACCAATCATCCGCGAAGAAGACCATATTTCTCCAGTTGAAGTAACTTCGTCAGAACAAATCCCGGATGAAATAATGAAACTAAGGGATAACGGTGGCTTCTCCATCATCACTACAACGGATGACCGGAAGTACTTCTATGTAGGAACGATTATTTCTGCTAATCCTGTCGAGTTTGTCATGCAGGTCGTTGATATGAGTGGCCGTTTCGGTGGTTACGTTTGGATGCGTTATGACGACGTTGCCAAAGTGGTGCTTGATTCTGACTACCTTAAAGTCATGAAAAATTTCGTGACTAACAACCGGGTCGGTGGTAAATTCGTTCTTCCTGGCTTAAATGACCAGCGCGCGTTTGATGATAATGATAATTTGTTGACTTATTTAATCGACCAATCGATTAAGCATCATAAGTTGATTAGGTTCGAACTGGTTGACGGCACTGACGTCATTGGATTTCCAAATGCCATTGACCAGAGAACTGGGAGCCTAGTAATCTGGTTACTAGACTTCGACGAAGTTACCAATAGCGTTAAACGAACCGTTGGACTCGAGGAGATTAAGGAAATGGCCTTCGATTATTACAAGGCATTCTTATTAGAAAATCATATTGATTAGGGGGATTTGCACATGGCTCAAAAAAAGCAGTTTAAGTTACCAAAATGGATCAAGGACACCTTACAGGTTGTGATTATGATCGGTGTATTAATGGCAGCTTACAATTTTTTCGGCCCTGCAATTAACCCAAACGGTACGTACTTTGCCTGGTGGACATTTCCATACTCAATCTTGGCAGCATTATTGGTAGTTGGTGCTTGGAACTTTTTGAAGTACCGGATGAGTCTCCTGAAAATCGAAATGGATAAAGAAGACGAACAGAAAGCTCAACGTGAACAGGCTCGCCAACAGAAGGCTGCAGCAGAAGACGCTGTTGAAGCGGAAAAACGGCGACAACGAAACCAGTCCAAGCAACAAAGTAGGTAAAGATAATGGAAAATGAACCAAAAGCATTTTGCCCATATTGTGGGTTTAAGTTAGATAAAGATTACGAAATTTGTCCAAATTGTGGTAAGCGATTAAAAAGTGAAACTTCAGGGATGAACCGGTTGATGATGAATCCCTATGCTGAAGGTATGAAGCGGTACAAAAAAGAGTCTTCAAAGCCTTCTTGGTGGGAGCGACTCTTTAAGTCAAAAAAGTAGGTGAAATCGGTGAAAAACAATTCGACTATTGTAAAACGAGCAGCCAAGGATGTCCTCAACTGGTTAATTCTTGTTTTGGGGCTAAACGTAATTTTGGTGCCAGTCGATTTATTATTTCACCAGCCAATTTTAGGTGGTCTGGTTGATATGTTTATCAATGATACCAATCGGATCCGCGTAGTTCTAGTCGTGGTTGTAGTTGTGGCGTTAAGCTGGTTACTGATTTTTTACTTAGTTTGGCAGTTAGATGGCTAATGCTATTTATGGGTCGCAACGATGTTTATAAACAATAATCTTAGATGAGGTAACAAAATGCCGTTGAATAGGCATTTTGTTACCTCTTTTTTTTACATAATCGTTAGGTACCAAACTTTTTTTGCATTTTGTCCAAAAAACGGTTTTTTTTCTTGTCAAATAAGTGTACAATAACCGACTGTGTTCACAAATAATACAGTGGTTTAATCAATTTACGATTGTGCGTGCGAAAGGAGTTTTAACATGCTAAAAATTGCCAAGGGGCGGATTTCCTATTGGGCAGTTCTCGGTGCGATCTTATTTATGGTCGTTCAGGTTATTTCTAACCTTAACCTGCCGAGTTTAACTTCCGACATCGTTAATAATGGTGTTGCAAAGGGAAATCTTGGATATATTTGGAAAGTCGGGTTTGAAATGGTCGGCTTTTCATTGCTCAGTATTGTGGCAGCTATTTGTAACGTATTCTTGGCATCAAGAACGTCACAAAAACTTGGCCAGAATTTACGTAGTGATATTTATAAGAAGGTTATCAACTTTTCAAACGATGAGTTTGATCAAA is from Lentilactobacillus curieae and encodes:
- a CDS encoding zinc ribbon domain-containing protein, producing the protein MENEPKAFCPYCGFKLDKDYEICPNCGKRLKSETSGMNRLMMNPYAEGMKRYKKESSKPSWWERLFKSKK
- a CDS encoding ABC transporter ATP-binding protein; the protein is MEKAIVELKGVRKQYDDGFVALKNINFKLKQGEFYTLLGPSGCGKTTILRSIAGFTEVSSGEVLFDGKRINDIPANKRQLNTVFQDYALFPNMNVYENVAFGLVVSNVPKDEIQDRVVSALKLVQLEQYADREISELSGGQQQRIAIARAIVKQPKVLLLDEPLSALDAKLRKDMQYELRDLQQRLGITFLFVTHDQEEALAMSDEIFVMNKGEILQQGSPVDIYDEPINHFVADFIGESNIIPGTMIEDYRVEFLGHTFECSDAGMRPNEPVEVVIRPEDLVITSPENGKLQVKVSTQLFRGDYYEILAYDKDDNEWLIHSTNATEDDKIVGLSFGPHDMHVMRFNETEANFDKRLDTYEDER
- a CDS encoding asparaginase, translating into MKTILAIHTGGTISMSQNEDGEVVQNDENPIAEQEVILNGKINLITDEMFNLPSPHVNPGVMMKINARIKKAMADGIDGVVITHGTDTLEETAYFLDLTLPNTIPVVLTGAMRSSNEIGSDGLYNFQSAIKVAAADESYGKGVLVVMNDEIHTARYVTKTHTTNVATFRTPTFGPIGIVTQRGANYFQELIETEAVEIDKVLDHVFLLKAYAGMDGTLFEAINQPTTRGLVIEGLGAGNLPPETLPAVQQLLDNDIPIVLVSRCYNGVAQDIYDYEGGGIQLKRMGIILCKGLNGQKARIKLLVGLSAGKRGQELVDFVNNAVS